One genomic window of Cystobacter fuscus DSM 2262 includes the following:
- a CDS encoding amino acid permease yields the protein MDNDPKGASLDADAAQLQRLGYAQQLLREMGGFSNFAVSFSIISILTGAVTLYGHGLRFGGPFVMTVGWPLVAVMTLMVAASLAQLASSFPTAGALYHWSAMLGGPRVGFFTAWLNTIGQFAITAGIDYGLAEFVADMLGWPRERGYVLPLYAAILASHAVLNHVGVRAVALLNNLSAWYHVAGVALLIGALVAFAPRRDLGFLFTRFTAEDHVYSYGFLIGLLQAQWTFTGYDASAHVSEETKDPTRNAPWGIFLSVAVSAVVGYVLLVGVTLAIRDLPVAADAPNPFLYVLRDSLGPALGGALVWVAIGAMWFCGLSSVTSNSRMLFAFARDGGLPASPLLARVSPRFRSPHVAVWVSVVAAFVVAIWSGAYAAMVALSTLALYASYAVPIWVGWRARRNGTWSHRGPWDLGRFSSLINGVALAWCAAIMVLFVLPPNELAGYTFAGCLALLVLYWMAFQRHTFVGPKVTLIHPASSPAPVAPAQPGT from the coding sequence ATGGACAACGACCCGAAGGGTGCCTCGCTCGACGCGGATGCGGCTCAGTTGCAGCGCCTGGGCTATGCGCAGCAACTCCTCCGGGAGATGGGCGGTTTCTCCAACTTCGCCGTCTCCTTCTCCATCATCTCCATCCTCACCGGAGCCGTGACGCTCTACGGCCATGGTTTGCGCTTTGGCGGGCCCTTCGTCATGACGGTGGGCTGGCCCCTGGTGGCGGTGATGACGCTGATGGTGGCGGCGAGCCTCGCCCAGCTCGCCTCCTCGTTCCCCACGGCGGGAGCGCTCTACCACTGGTCCGCCATGCTGGGCGGGCCCCGGGTGGGCTTCTTCACGGCGTGGCTGAACACCATCGGCCAGTTCGCCATCACCGCGGGCATCGACTACGGCCTCGCGGAGTTCGTCGCGGACATGCTCGGCTGGCCCCGCGAGCGCGGCTACGTGCTGCCGCTCTACGCGGCCATCCTCGCCTCCCACGCGGTGCTCAACCACGTGGGCGTGCGCGCGGTGGCGCTGCTCAACAACCTGTCGGCCTGGTACCACGTGGCCGGGGTGGCGCTGCTCATCGGCGCGCTGGTGGCCTTCGCGCCCCGGCGCGACCTGGGCTTCCTCTTCACGCGCTTCACCGCCGAGGATCACGTCTACTCCTACGGCTTCCTCATCGGCCTGTTGCAGGCGCAGTGGACGTTCACCGGCTACGACGCGAGCGCCCACGTGTCCGAGGAGACGAAGGATCCGACGCGCAACGCCCCCTGGGGCATCTTCCTGTCCGTGGCGGTGAGCGCGGTGGTGGGCTACGTGCTGCTGGTGGGGGTGACGCTGGCCATCCGGGACTTGCCGGTCGCGGCCGACGCGCCCAACCCCTTCCTGTACGTGCTGCGCGATTCGCTCGGGCCCGCGCTCGGCGGGGCGCTGGTGTGGGTCGCCATCGGGGCCATGTGGTTCTGCGGGCTGTCCTCGGTGACGTCCAACTCGCGCATGCTCTTCGCCTTCGCGCGCGACGGGGGGCTGCCGGCCTCGCCGCTGCTGGCGCGTGTGTCGCCGCGCTTCCGCAGCCCGCATGTGGCCGTCTGGGTGTCCGTGGTGGCGGCCTTCGTGGTGGCCATCTGGAGCGGGGCCTACGCGGCCATGGTGGCGCTCAGCACGCTGGCGCTCTACGCCTCGTATGCCGTGCCCATCTGGGTGGGCTGGCGGGCCCGGCGCAATGGCACCTGGTCCCACCGGGGCCCGTGGGACCTGGGGCGCTTCTCGTCCCTCATCAACGGGGTGGCGCTCGCCTGGTGCGCGGCCATCATGGTGCTCTTCGTCCTGCCGCCCAACGAGCTGGCGGGCTACACGTTCGCCGGCTGTCTGGCCCTGCTCGTCCTCTACTGGATGGCCTTCCAGCGCCATACCTTCGTGGGACCCAAGGTGACGCTGATTCACCCGGCGTCCTCCCCGGCACCGGTGGCTCCGGCCCAACCTGGGACGTGA